In the Topomyia yanbarensis strain Yona2022 chromosome 3, ASM3024719v1, whole genome shotgun sequence genome, one interval contains:
- the LOC131690437 gene encoding uncharacterized protein LOC131690437, translating to MLMVVEDCMRSKRFRDLLQDPFELAHMRVSGPIYQEDTDSFLDIWHPVQMFCTKCCTPFDDPLAMDAHEKCRFKCLYCKRTYAFRESYLVHTCPKRDRYRNAQKRKYVDVILGPPAKRAKVVEDPQLAAVVEREKPKEKPALQAIAVPSPEKNSVQVIALPDLLPAPAVVPHIEGEANLDAELSNLLERWYGQNEDIDELSHTNLGAIQITNDNGVITNSEFYGRVIDTAFTTTSEVQRPAISVKPMSQLIDATAEPISSIMQLPSTSDPPVEIIEIDDDDEVEAGQAGALTASCPQLNKPDQPALSESDILNIVKHFRGIDENESYLIKAKINGAQKLICISKRKGEGNGQPTNTATIVNNNSALQSVSRRPEQRPVVIAPTIRPQPTMVSPSAPAAPSAPAKSTLVVKNVADINGMQNPVQTPNTTVPQLKIAHVQSLVQQPQATQSNQQLHRMSNGKQVAVKQSVNRQTASGGNPKIVTIPKRVPASIRSAASNQQSTSSGGDPRRIIVGSNSLKLLNTAKPLKPNTPKSLMTGAIASSSSTTTSTQQRIIVQRKQVQTIIQSSVSRTSSGAVSSVQSVADSDAAATNSLLRSQLLQRPARIYPGSAGAASHGDGMTVAQPKIVATGGKVMAVSPSGRHFQLNSTTITRLN from the coding sequence ATGTTGATGGTGGTGGAGGATTGCATGCGCAGTAAGCGCTTTCGTGACTTGTTGCAAGACCCCTTTGAACTGGCTCACATGCGTGTATCGGGACCTATCTACCAGGAAGATACCGACAGCTTCCTGGATATCTGGCATCCTGTACAAATGTTCTGCACTAAATGCTGCACTCCGTTCGATGATCCGCTTGCGATGGATGCACACGAAAAGTGCAGATTCAAATGTCTTTACTGCAAGCGAACCTACGCGTTCCGTGAAAGTTACTTGGTGCATACTTGCCCGAAAAGAGATCGTTACAGGAATGCACAGAAAAGAAAATATGTGGACGTTATTTTGGGACCTCCTGCGAAACGTGCTAAAGTAGTCGAAGATCCACAACTGGCTGCTGTAGTTGAACGTGAAAAACCTAAAGAAAAGCCAGCGCTACAAGCGATAGCTGTGCCAAGCCCAGAGAAGAATAGTGTGCAAGTTATAGCCCTGCCGGACTTGCTACCAGCGCCCGCTGTGGTGCCTCACATTGAAGGGGAAGCTAATCTGGATGCAGAGTTGTCCAATCTACTGGAACGTTGGTATGGTCAAAACGAGGACATTGATGAACTGAGTCATACGAATCTGGGTGCAATCCAGATCACTAATGACAATGGTGTTATTACTAACTCAGAATTCTATGGTCGTGTCATTGACACGGCTTTTACGACCACTTCTGAAGTTCAAAGACCAGCTATTTCAGTTAAACCAATGAGCCAATTGATTGATGCTACTGCTGAGCCAATCTCGTCCATCATGCAATTGCCTTCCACGTCTGACCCGCCCGTTGAGATAATAGAAATCGATGACGACGACGAGGTAGAAGCTGGCCAGGCAGGTGCCCTTACTGCCAGTTGCCCACAATTGAACAAACCAGATCAGCCCGCACTTAGCGAGTCCGATATTTTAAACATAGTAAAACATTTCCGGGGCATCGACGAAAACGAATCATATCTTATTAAGGCAAAAATAAACGGAGCCCAGAAGTTGATCTGCATAAGTAAAAGAAAAGGTGAAGGCAACGGGCAACCTACTAACACAGCTACAATTGTAAACAATAACTCAGCGCTTCAATCTGTTAGCCGGAGGCCAGAACAGAGACCGGTGGTGATAGCACCAACCATAAGACCTCAACCTACGATGGTTAGTCCTTCCGCACCAGCAGCACCTTCAGCGCCTGCGAAATCAACGCTTGTAGTGAAAAACGTGGCGGACATTAATGGAATGCAGAATCCAGTGCAGACTCCAAATACCACTGTCCCACAGTTAAAAATAGCGCATGTACAATCTTTGGTACAGCAGCCACAAGCGACTCAAAGCAACCAGCAACTTCATAGAATGTCCAACGGTAAACAAGTAGCCGTGAAGCAATCTGTCAATCGTCAAACAGCATCTGGTGGCAATCCAAAGATAGTGACAATTCCCAAAAGAGTGCCGGCGTCGATAAGATCTGCTGCCAGCAATCAACAATCCACTAGCAGCGGAGGTGATCCTCGAAGGATCATTGTGGGCAGTAATTCCCTTAAATTACTTAACACAGCCAAACCACTAAAGCCTAACACTCCTAAATCGCTGATGACTGGGGCCATTGCTTCCAGTTCCAGCACGACGACTTCGACACAGCAACGTATCATTGTGCAGAGAAAACAGGTTCAAACCATAATTCAATCGTCGGTCAGTCGCACATCTAGTGGCGCTGTCAGTAGCGTTCAAAGCGTCGCTGACAGTGATGCTGCTGCCACTAATTCACTCCTACGCTCACAACTGCTTCAGCGCCCGGCTAGAATTTATCCAGGATCGGCAGGTGCAGCGTCGCATGGTGACGGTATGACCGTCGCTCAGCCGAAGATAGTGGCGACCGGGGGAAAGGTGATGGCCGTCAGCCCCTCTGGCAGGCACTTTCAGCTGAACAGCACGACCATTACACGGCTGAATTAA
- the LOC131690447 gene encoding DNA-directed RNA polymerases I, II, and III subunit RPABC5: MIIPVRCFTCGKVIGNKWEAYLGLLQAEYTEGDALDALGLKRYCCRRMLLGHVDLIEKLLNYAPLEK, from the exons ATGATTATACCGGTGCGCTGTTTCACGTGCGGCAAAGTGATTGGAAACAAATGGGAGGCCTACCTTGGGTTGCTACAGGCGGAATATACGGAAGG TGACGCTCTGGATGCTCTTGGTTTGAAGCGATACTGCTGTCGCCGAATGCTGCTCGGGCACGTCGATCTGATTGAAAAACTTCTGAACTATGCGCCCCTGGAAAAGTAA